From the Salmo trutta chromosome 2, fSalTru1.1, whole genome shotgun sequence genome, one window contains:
- the LOC115160497 gene encoding troponin T, slow skeletal muscle: MVSQLAAPKNPEGDRVDFDVSLHDIHRKRMEKDLLELQTLIDVHFDQRKKEEEELIGLKDRIDNRRSERAEQQRVRAEKERDRQTRIAEERQRKEDEEAKKRADDDAKKKKVLSNMGAHFGGFLAKAEQRRGKRQTGREIKKKTLAERRKPLAIDNLREDGLRERAKEMWEWIYQLESDKFDLTEKTRRQKYEINILLNRISHAQKFKKVHGKGKVGGRWK, from the exons ATGGTCTCCCAGCTCGCTGCCCCCAAAAATCCTGAGGGGGATAGGGTGGACTTTGACGTGAGCCTACAT GACATCCACAGGAAAAGAATGGAGAAGGATCTTCTGGAGCTGCAGACCCTGATCGACGTCCATTTTGACCAGAGgaagaaagaagaggaagaactcATTGGACTCAAGGACAGGATT GACAACCGCAGATCAGAGAGAGCGGAGCAGCAGCGCGTGCGAGCAGAAAAAGAACGGGACAGACAGACGAGAATTGCG GAAGAGCGGCAGAGGAAGGAGGACGAGGAAGCCAAGAAAAGGGCGGATGACGACGCCAAGAAGAAGAAAGTGCTCTCTAACATGGGGGCTCACTTTGGGGGTTTCTTGGCAAAG gcagagcagaggagagggaagagacaaACAGGGAGGGAGATCAAGAAGAAGACACTGGCGGAGAGACGCAAACCCCTCGCCATTGACAACCTGAGAGAGGACGGCCTGAG GGAGAGAGCTAAAGAGATGTGGGAGTGGATTTACCAGCTCGAGTCAGACAAATTTGACCTGACTGAAAAGACAAGAAGACAGAAATACGAG ATAAACATTCTTCTGAATAGAATTTCTCATGCCCAGAAATT